A segment of the Panacibacter ginsenosidivorans genome:
AGATTCAGGTGATAAATACCTTTTGTAATTAATTCTTTGTTCCAAAGTGTTTCGTCCTGGTCCTGGTATAAAATTATTTCGCCGTTTTCATTTTTTCTTGCTTCAAACCGCGAAGCATGAAAACACATTAGAGAATACAAAGCATTTACGTTCGGCAAATTGGTTTGTTCATTTTCAATAAGCAGGGAAATCAATCGCATGGCCTCCTGGCAAAGATCTTCACGCAGCACGGTATCATTGCTTTCAGAATAGTAACCTTCACTGAAGAGTAGGTACAATGTTGTAAGTACCGCTTCTAACCGTTTATTTATTTCAGTTTTGGAAGGAAATCCGATCTCCACTTTTTCGGTTCTTAATTTTTCTCTTGCCCTGAATAATCTTTTATTGATGTTTTCTTTATTAGTTAAAAAAGCATTGGCAATTTCATCAATACCAAATCCGCAAAGAATACGCAATGCCAAACCTATTTGTGCTTCTGTTGGAATAGCCGGGTGACAAATAGCAAACAACATTTGCAATTGGCTGTCTGTAATATTTTGTTCAGAAAGATCAATTTCAATCTCCTCTGTTTCTAAAGGGGATGATCTTATTTGCTTTGCAATCTTTCCTTCAAAAATATTATTGCGGGTAATGTAATTCCTTGCCTTGTTTTTTGCAACCGAATAAAGCCATGCTGTTGGGTTTTGTGGAATTCCTTTATAGGTCCATGTTTCAAGGGCTGTTAAAAAAGTTTCACTGGCAAGGTCTTCTGCAATTTCAATATGTTCAATACCGAAAAGCTTACAGAGTACAGCGGTTATTTTCCTGAATTCTGTTCTGAATAAATGCGGTATTAATTCCTGTTGATTCATAGAAATAAAAAAGCCCTGTAAAAATAAAATATCTACAAGGGCTTTTACAGTTTTTAGTGAACACCATCTCTTTTGGCGATCTTTCTTACCTCTACGCTATTGCCCTCTCCCTGTAAAACAGGGCAGCCTTTTGCAAACTCCACTGCTTCTTCCACAGAATCTGCTTTAACGGTAATGAACCCACCGATTGTTTCTTTTATATCGCCAAAAGGTCCGTTGGTAACAACATTATTGTGCCATACAACTTTTGAATTTTCGAAAGGTAAACCAGTGCCTCCGCTGAATTTATTTTGTGCAGCAATGCCACCGATCCAGTCCATGGTTTGTTTCATCCATATCTGCATTTGTTCAGGCGATGCTATTTTGCCGCCATCTTCATGTCTCATGATTAATGCGTACTCGTCCATTGTTTTTAAAATTTAATGTTATTGAATATTTTGTTTTATACAGTTATAACAAATGAGTTTTGATCAATTGGACAGGTGATAAATTTTTTTTTGCTAATTACAGGTATTGTTTCAGCCACTCTTTTGCTTCTTTATCATCTGTAAAACTTTTTACTGGAATAGGTGGTGGCTTAAATTTAAACAACATATTCATAATTAGTTTTGAAAGACCAGGTTTTGAAACCATTGCCATGGCTGAATAAATAACAGGTAATTGCTCTGTTGAAAATTTTCTTGTTTCTTTATCTGGCACGGGAGAATTAGAAAGATAAATTAATAATGGAGTTCTTTTGTTATGGGTTATTTGTTTTACCAGGGCAACATTATTTTTAATATTTTCCACTGTTCGTTTTGTACTTTTAGAAAGTGAGACCAGGATACCTTCGTTAAACCAGTAGGTGGCTATTTCTCCTTCAACAGTTTTTACGCCGGGTGGTATAATTGCAGACATTTTACTGATGTTTATTTGCAATTGCAATGTAAGTAAATGTTATACTAATATACCTATCGTTTGTGAGCAATGAATTTAGTGTGGTTGATGATATATAGATACGGGTACAAGAGTGCGACGCAACGAAAGCTTGATGCTTATTCTCAAGTCCGGCCCATAAAAATATTTCTTCGAAAAATTTACTGCACCTTTGCGCACCTTATATAATTGTAATGAAGCAAAAGCCTGTGCATACTGCTATGCAGCCTTTTTTGGAGGGACAAGTAATATTGATCAATAAGCCATTGCGCTGGACATCTTTTGATGCTGTAAAAAAAGTACGCATTCTTACCGGTGTTTCAAAAGTGGGCCATGCAGGTACGCTTGATCCGCTTGCTACAGGGTTACTTATTATTTGCACAGGTAAGTTTACCAAGAAGATAAACGGGTATATGGGCATGGAAAAAGAATATACCGGCAGCATTACACTTGGTGCATGCACGCCAACATTTGATTTGGAAAGCGAGCCGGAGAATATTCAGTCAACAGAAAATATAACAGCAGAAAAGTTGCTGATCACTGCGGAAAAATTTACCGGTAATATCATGCAGGTACCACCGATACATTCAGCGATAAAAAAAGACGGTAAAAAATTATATGAGCTTGCACGCAAAGGGAAAGAAGTAATTGCTGAACCAAGACCTGTTACTATTTCAGTTTTTGAGCTTACTAAAATTGAAATGCCGGTAGTTTATTTCAGGGTGGTTTGTTCTACGGGTACTTATATAAGAAGCCTTGCCAATGACTTTGGCGCAACACTTGGTTGCGGCGGCTATTTAAGCAGTTTATGCAGAACAAAGATTGGTGACTTTAGTGTAGGGGATGCTTACACACTGGAAACATTTGAACAGTATATACAATATTTGAAACGATCATCAGAAGGGCAGGCCAATACCTAACTGAACGGCATAATTATTACGTGAGGGGGCACCCTTATCGGTATATTCATAGTTCTTCCAGGTAAAATCTTTAATGCTGAGCCATCCATTATTTTCATAACGGGCAGGGTCTTTTAGTTTTATACCCATATCAACACGTATCATAAAATAACCAAAATCAAAACGAAGCCCTGTGCCTACACCAATGGCAATATCTTTTCCAAGACGGTTGAAACTAAACTCGCTGTTTTGAGATGCATCATTAGCATGAAGATTCCATACATTACCAGCATCCACAAATAATGCACTGCCCACTTTTACTGCGCTGAATTCTGCAATATTGAAACGATATTCGGTATTTGCTTCCAGTTGCATATCGCCATAGCGGTCGCGAAACGATGCTGCTGTATCACTGGATATAGAGGAGCCTAAACCAATCAGGCGCAGCCCCCATGCACGCATGCTGTTTGGCCCACCTCCGACAAATTGTTTAAAGAAGGGCAGTGTTTTACCAAATCGTTCATCTTTGCCATAATTATAACCAACGCCACCAAAGGCACGGAATGCAAGGGCTGTTTTACGGTAAGTAATGAGTTTTCGGTATTCTGCTTCGAATTTTATGTATTGATATATTTTATCATGAAAGGATGATATCCTTCCCAAAACAGCGCCTGACTCCTCTACTGCAAATCTTGCCAGGTTATTAACCCTGGTTGATTTACCGGCATAAGAAATTATCATACTTCCCTGCATACCTACTACAGTACCTGTATTAAAAGATGTTCGGAGAAATGGGTTCACATTAAATGCACTGTCCAACAACTTCAGGGTGTCTAAAGAATACAATTCAATATTGGGGATCTTTACAGCAAATAAAATATTTTTCTTTTTCCATTCATAACCCCAGTTGGCAACAAATGAACGTAAGCGGTAAAAATCTTTTCTGTCTACATAAGACGCACTCAAGCCAAGCTTTGTTTTTATGCCGTCCAGTTTATAAGGATTTGGAACAAGAAAATGCGGTACAAGAATAAACCTTGGAAAAGTATAACTGTGATTGATCGTTGACTGAAAGGTTTGCAGCAGCGAATTATTTTGCAGGAAGCTAAACTCAACACCATTACTAAATGTGGTATTTGATTGTATAGCAGAATGCCACACGTTGCGGTTTATATAGTTGGTATTAAGCGCAAGACCTATAAGCGTTCCGGAGGTCAGCAGGTCTCCGGTATTACGGCTTGCCTCAATATAAAAACCAAGGGTTTGTTTTTTTGCAGGAGTAAGAAAATAGTGAAAGTCAACAGTGTCTTCGCGTATGAAAGTTCTGTAGTCAACCCTTTCCCATGCGCCAATCTGGTTAAAATTATTGAGCGTCTTGTAAAAATTCTCTTCGTTATAAACAATGCCTTTACGCTGATAGGTGTGTTCCTTCAGTGGCCTGAAACGAACATACGGCGTTGGGCTTTTAAAGAATTCCGTATGAAAATTCACATGTATTCTTTTCATAGAACCCGTATCAGTAATAAGGCTATCGGGTTGGTCGTAACGGCCTGTTTCCGGATAATAATAAATATTGCCGATATAATATTTTTTAAAAACAGGTAATTCTTCTGATATAGGAAGCGTATCTCTGGATTCTCTTTTTTTAATCGCCACAATACAGGTAGGATTTTGGGATCTGCGTTGCGCAGCAGCCGCAATTCTTTGTGCCTGCTCAAAAGGATCCAGCGTCACAGCAAGTAAGGAGAGGTCTGTGGTATCTACTTCTGCGAAAAGATTATCACGGGTTAACAAAAAATAACCACGCTGGCGGAAAAGCGCTACTTCGCGGTCAAGCTCTGTAGCGATCACCTGCTTTGAGAAAGGTGTTTTACCTTGTTTAATAAAACTCTTCCTGGCATTGTTGGTGGATATCTTATTAAGCGAACTATCCTGCAGGTCATAATAAAGCGAATCTATAACAAGGCTTTTACCGGGATCTATATTCAGACTGATCTTTGTTCTTATTTCGTTTTCTACAGTATCAAAACTGTAAGAAGAATCAATATTTGTAAATGTTGCATTATAATAGCCCTGCGAGTTAAGATAACCTTTCATTAAAGTTTCTGTGCGTATAAGATTCAGCGTATCAAACACAGGTGGGTTTCTTAATACGAATCTTACGCCAAGCTGCTGCACTTTTCGTGCAAACAAACTATCATCCCAGTAATTGCCCAGTTCATTGGTTAACTTTTTTTTCTCATCTTTATTTAAATTACCGGTAATATTTATTTGATTGTCAAAAACAAATGGCTTACCGGCAGGAGCGTTTTTCACAACGGTACAGGAACTTATAAAACCACTCAAAAGTATCAGGTAAAATAAACTATTACTCAGTTTCCAGGTAAAACGCATAAAGATGATCAGTAAGAATGAGATCAAATATATTCAAAGTTTATACCACAAAAAAGTGCGTGACGAAGCAGAACTCTTTATTGCCGAAGGTATAAAGCTGGTAGATGAATTATTAAACAGCCCTTTTGTAA
Coding sequences within it:
- a CDS encoding RNA polymerase sigma factor — encoded protein: MNQQELIPHLFRTEFRKITAVLCKLFGIEHIEIAEDLASETFLTALETWTYKGIPQNPTAWLYSVAKNKARNYITRNNIFEGKIAKQIRSSPLETEEIEIDLSEQNITDSQLQMLFAICHPAIPTEAQIGLALRILCGFGIDEIANAFLTNKENINKRLFRAREKLRTEKVEIGFPSKTEINKRLEAVLTTLYLLFSEGYYSESNDTVLREDLCQEAMRLISLLIENEQTNLPNVNALYSLMCFHASRFEARKNENGEIILYQDQDETLWNKELITKGIYHLNLSSHGNKISKYHLEASIAYWHTIKADTKEKWEAILQLYNQLLQIEYSPVAALNRTFVLSKANSKKEAIIEAEKLNLTSNHFYFVLLGELYTGVDNVKAKQNFQQALVLAKTNTDKQTIQKKIDNLLHH
- a CDS encoding YciI family protein encodes the protein MDEYALIMRHEDGGKIASPEQMQIWMKQTMDWIGGIAAQNKFSGGTGLPFENSKVVWHNNVVTNGPFGDIKETIGGFITVKADSVEEAVEFAKGCPVLQGEGNSVEVRKIAKRDGVH
- a CDS encoding DUF7793 family protein, which produces MSAIIPPGVKTVEGEIATYWFNEGILVSLSKSTKRTVENIKNNVALVKQITHNKRTPLLIYLSNSPVPDKETRKFSTEQLPVIYSAMAMVSKPGLSKLIMNMLFKFKPPPIPVKSFTDDKEAKEWLKQYL
- the truB gene encoding tRNA pseudouridine(55) synthase TruB, coding for MKQKPVHTAMQPFLEGQVILINKPLRWTSFDAVKKVRILTGVSKVGHAGTLDPLATGLLIICTGKFTKKINGYMGMEKEYTGSITLGACTPTFDLESEPENIQSTENITAEKLLITAEKFTGNIMQVPPIHSAIKKDGKKLYELARKGKEVIAEPRPVTISVFELTKIEMPVVYFRVVCSTGTYIRSLANDFGATLGCGGYLSSLCRTKIGDFSVGDAYTLETFEQYIQYLKRSSEGQANT
- a CDS encoding BamA/TamA family outer membrane protein; this translates as MISFLLIIFMRFTWKLSNSLFYLILLSGFISSCTVVKNAPAGKPFVFDNQINITGNLNKDEKKKLTNELGNYWDDSLFARKVQQLGVRFVLRNPPVFDTLNLIRTETLMKGYLNSQGYYNATFTNIDSSYSFDTVENEIRTKISLNIDPGKSLVIDSLYYDLQDSSLNKISTNNARKSFIKQGKTPFSKQVIATELDREVALFRQRGYFLLTRDNLFAEVDTTDLSLLAVTLDPFEQAQRIAAAAQRRSQNPTCIVAIKKRESRDTLPISEELPVFKKYYIGNIYYYPETGRYDQPDSLITDTGSMKRIHVNFHTEFFKSPTPYVRFRPLKEHTYQRKGIVYNEENFYKTLNNFNQIGAWERVDYRTFIREDTVDFHYFLTPAKKQTLGFYIEASRNTGDLLTSGTLIGLALNTNYINRNVWHSAIQSNTTFSNGVEFSFLQNNSLLQTFQSTINHSYTFPRFILVPHFLVPNPYKLDGIKTKLGLSASYVDRKDFYRLRSFVANWGYEWKKKNILFAVKIPNIELYSLDTLKLLDSAFNVNPFLRTSFNTGTVVGMQGSMIISYAGKSTRVNNLARFAVEESGAVLGRISSFHDKIYQYIKFEAEYRKLITYRKTALAFRAFGGVGYNYGKDERFGKTLPFFKQFVGGGPNSMRAWGLRLIGLGSSISSDTAASFRDRYGDMQLEANTEYRFNIAEFSAVKVGSALFVDAGNVWNLHANDASQNSEFSFNRLGKDIAIGVGTGLRFDFGYFMIRVDMGIKLKDPARYENNGWLSIKDFTWKNYEYTDKGAPSRNNYAVQLGIGLPF